Genomic segment of Brachyhypopomus gauderio isolate BG-103 chromosome 10, BGAUD_0.2, whole genome shotgun sequence:
acttctcacgtcccttggcgttttttggcttccaaaggaacttctcggcgaatcttgttcattgtcccaagcagagtcgtgttgcattccagcagcttcttagccagggaaagagatgtgaaaaaattgtatgtggctacagttctgcccttgcccaggtatggcttcataagcttcatcaccacattctcggacactctttcccccttgggacgatcggggtcctttccaaggtatggaatggcgttgcacatgtactttgtgttcaactcagaagcaacccaaaactttattccaaacttgtccggctttgaggcaatgtactgggtgaatggacagcgaaccttggtcggaaacagctgctcgtcgactgtcagttccttgcctggggtatagcacaaaatgcagttgttcacaaatcgctgccagatgtccgaaatcgcagcaaatctgtcgctctttgcacgctccgcacgggtgtccttattatcaaagcgcaagtaccgcatgatttcttggtagcggtcccgtgccattgtctcctggatcgaaggcacagcgaacattgccgaccaacagtccgacatcgctccaactggacagaggactgctcgtagaaataggattgctacgaatgccatgaactcgctgaccgacaaactccagctgctgtctgttctgcgggcttcatggacagtgcagtctgtgatgattcgcagcatctccatgtcgagcaaacacagaaaactctgcagtctgcttgtgatcctacgctgtattagtaaaagtaaacaaatgacgctaggtaaattacacgtactaaatatcattcaaacacaagcagaaacactggaaagaaatatgaagttactatacctttgcatgctctgtaggcccggacggctcaacgaatgttgaattaggcgaacagctgctgacacgagagcgtgcgatgccaaccttctcccaaacagttccatcttttgcccgtacggttggtgcaggtgtggtgtcagcctgtgtccgtctcttccttggagggctctgttgtacctcatccgatgtactgcttctttcttcatcggatgaatcactggtcaaaaaacaggagggtccttctcccacatcggactcacagcagtcctcgttggtcagcaaagccgcaacttcttgactggtgaacgtcctctgtcttgccatggtgttttgcgtcgtctccacacaggatagtagtgaaaatgtaagtcgcctgcctttgggtttcagcttttatcatgactctgaagaacacacccacaacagcgcatactaattatactttattataataggtggcgcttcacacataacgccaaaaccgaaaccgggctaatccccagtcccaccaggatttcgcgggccttttttgtgattgttgcgggctaaaatgtttgatgttgcgggtgtttttcaaaaaaattgcgatggaagttgcggtgtgtttttgcttttttatgagtacattacaatagggagtaaatgttgtatggtttcctctatttagtagtccattttaattatctatttacctatttattcagggttggcaacttttcaagatcgcttggagtgagatttgaacctggagggggtggcgaacattaattgttgacggggggggcggggttagcgaacataagttgttacctggcggcctgtaaaatggacacaaattaagtattatatcgagatcgatcgccagtggttggcgccagagcgaactagtaactcatagatatggatcagagataaataaactttatctcagtttaaagtttaaacttataaactttatctcagaccctcgccgcttgcgtgcgctgcagtgacttcgcgggctaccgttgcattgtggggaatgtagtgtttatgcgtgcaaaacaccatcgggcggctgtggcctgcgggccggttctaatagtaattaaatatcatccagggggccatagataatcaattcgcgggtcggatctgtaCAGTTTATCCccactttcatgtagtgtaccgggatactgcttttcccgatctttttgccgttattttcgtcgctcatgctgctttcagtctgctcctcttgaacgtatatacggaagtaaggcgggagtttgtcgacgtcacatcaagacgacatcagtgattggtcaaatttgcgggaaagttgcggtgattggctgaagttgcaacaccgccctgaattcgcggggtttgcttgaagttgcgttgaagttgcaaatcgcaacatcgcaactttctggagggtctgaatcCCATGCATACACAGGAACAATAAAAGgtgattggacccgtgataatggttcacggcaatccgtgaatatcagtcaaacacaagcataaacactgcaaaaaaatattatattactatgctgtatgagtaaaaataaataaatgacgctaagttatttacacaaatgaaatatcttatttacacaaacgaaatatcagtcaaacacaagcataaacactgcaaaaaatattatattactatgctgtatgagtaaaaataaataaatgacgctaagttatttacacaaacgaaatatcttatttacacaaacgaaatatcaaacaagcataaacactgcaaaaaatattatattactatgctgtatgagtaaaaataaataaatgacgccaagtcatttacacaaacaaaatatcttatttacacaaacgaaatatcagtcaaacacaagcacaaacactgcaaaaaatattatgttactatactgtatgagtaaaaataaataaatgtaaaaataaatattactttactatacatttattactttgttgctgcttttgaagtgcatacacaagaaaatctgggacgcttgcttcatacataacgccaataccacgctaatgataatgtgtttcacaggaacaatatggacccgtgatagtggttggttcagccatgtaaatgtgtggcgctattgaagtgcatacacaagaaaatctgggacgcttgcttcatacataacgccaataccacgctaatgataatggtccAAGgctggttagggcgtgagggccctgtgatcgaccggggcgtggttttcgTCTtattgacggcccagtcggtccagggtcccgcccaggagatGAGCTAACATGTTTGtcctttttgtgtttcagctccaggactgcaggggacgggtccctgccttgtctgcgtcctgtgacgaggagtttatgtgttttgtgttttagctCTAGGatggcagggaacgggtccctgtcttgtcccctcccgcccctttgttgtgttttgtgtgctgccgctgtaagccgcacatccggaggggagtgcggctttggtgggggggtctgtcacgttgtgggggggccccctgccggtcacccccgtttacagcggcagatgtcctgttttggtcacgtgatgttcgtcccccaggtgggcgggacccgtgatccgtctcacctgagggtcgtttgttcgtctatatatgtcttgtctttgtaccagttgactgctggttattatttcctggaacaatgtcacgggtttttggtttgcgcactttctattaaaccatcctctttccctgagacttggcgtgatcgcttcctttttaagttgctcaccctgcccgtcacactggGTCATTTGTATGCACACTTTTAACTCTATGATGATAAGTCACTTGCTATAACACGACATCACATATAATGCATACTATCTATATAAtagtaaaatatttatatactgctcaaaaaaataaagggaacactaaaataacacatcctagatctcagttaataaaaatctttgaaatcagttgaaaatctctcatttctacctgttatctgttccatttgcacaagagcagttgaaattgattcacaattttgcttcctatctgaacatgaagtgtggatgacttggagttacattgtgtttttcAAGTGTTTCCTTTAttgttttgagcagtgtatatccttttaatgtatgtgtttgcagtaaaactaTACCTCTGTATAGGTCAATCAAGTTGGTGAGCTTTTCATGTTCCCaaaagagaacacagatgctCTCCTTTCGTTTCTTATTCTCTCTGGTTCCCACTCTTGCAGATTTGCAGATTTCTTGTTGCAAAACACTTATCCTGGCCCTCTCTTCTGGTGCAACTTGGTGTTTCTGGATTGTTTggttcagaagaccactgaaaaatgaataaacacacaTTTGAGtctattagttttttttttcatttttggaaaaaaaaatagaaTGAGAATTTTTCATTCTATGGAAAATTCTAAAATGGATAATATTGAAACCACCCAGTTCACAACAGATTTATTGCAATAAAGCCAAACAAATGTATTAAATTGTTTAAAGTGATAGAGAAGAAGGTTGACAGTGCAATCATAGTCATTTCATTGTGGCAATAAATGGCTAAATGCATAAATCATATTAAAGGAAATTATTTATAGTATCTTACCTGTACTTGTGTTTATCTTgtggtgagaggacgctgtaataATGAACAATCAGTGGATCCAGAAGCTCCTGTAATCGGTTGCAGACATCCAGCATCTGCAGAAATCTGGTGCCAATAGGACGCATGAGGGATTTTGGCTCCAAATGTAGCAGGGACTGAAGTTCTGAAAAAAGCTCTTTTTGCTTTGGGAATTTTTCAACGtcacaataaacacatctgCAAAATCCCTCCACATATCCGTCAAAGGGAGCAAATAGAGCCTTGGCTGCATTGGATGCCATGTGAACTGTGTCACCACTGATGTCAAGGAGGGCAGGATTTTCATTTCTTATTAGATTTTCCACTCCTGCTATTTTTCCTCTCATAACATTACAATTGTCCAGCAGAACAGACACAGCCTGGTTCCATTTTAAGGAGTATGTGTCAACAATATCAGACAGTGTTGTTGTTAGCGTTTTGGAACATGCAACATTGGCCTTTCTTGAAGCAAGATGAAGTGTTAAAACCTTCCCCTTCGCTTCATCAAAATACCTTATGAGGACATTAAGAATTCGGTCCATATTTGCATTTGTTGCCTCGTCCATGTTTAATGAAAAATGCATCCCCTGCAGTTTGGTTGACAGTTCAGATTTGTACAGTGCAGCAATACCGTGTGTAGGTAAGAGGCATGCAAATTGGATAGAGAGAGCCTTGACAGGGCGCTCTTATCAACGGCGCACGATTTAATTCAATCCACGAGAGGTTGTGACATGGTGAGCGACAGGTCGTGTTCGGCTAGGAAAGCACACACTCTCAATTTCAGATCGCAGACACGGTCAGTCATTGACGCACGTGCATCTGTTGTAGTAGCTGAGGACCCCGGTAAGCAGGTGGTGTGCTGAATAGAGCGCACAGCAGCCTTGTGAGTTGCTGACGAATGGCGGGCCAGAACTTTTTTGCCGTTGCTaccatagattatttttttatggcAAACTACGCACATGCACGTACCtggttttttcatttttttacacCAAAATCTATAAGGCACGCCATCGTGTCCCTTTTCATCTATCCTTGCCCATCTCCATTTGTTTTTTACTCTTTCGTCGATGTTTCTGACATCGGCACCTTCCAGTACAAATAACACGTCCATGCTAACGTAATAATCAGCAAGCTTAAGGATAATTTGGATTTGGACCTGCGTGTTCACCTTTAATGACTGTGTTATCACGTTGCTTACAAGTTACCAACCAAAGCATTATTCGTCAAATGACTGTGGgactcacggcagcacccgccgGGGCTCACGGCCCAGAGGACAGCTACTGAAGAGCGTGTttgttcagagtctccaaaagtctccaataacgccacaaaaagtcgctagatttgttgctagtcgctttttactacaaaaagtcgctagagggtctgaaaagtcgctaaatatagcgacaatgtcgctaagttggcaacactgctgCTTTTCCCGGGCAAAGGATTGGGAGGGGTAATTTAAAAAGTAGGAGGAGCTTTTGCATACATCGCAAGTATTTCATGTAATGTGGTCATGATTGAAACATGTCCATCTAACAAGAAGACTATTTATGAGGATGTTTCATGACTGAATCATGTTTAGGGAAACAGCACAATAAAAACATTATACTTTAACATAAATTTGTTTTACAAAATGAACAACACCCCTTTTCCCATTTTTTTCCAGTGTTGGTTACACCCTATATGGTAAGCACATTTGAATAATTaagtaaatgaataaaaatataaataaataaaataaaaaaagatgaGCAAACCAGATTCAGAATTGGGAGCCACAGCAGCCACAGAGTCAGACTCGCCCCCAAAATGGTTACAAGCTTTACTTGAGCAGCAAGATAAACAGCTACAGCAGCTCATATCTCCCTTAGTACAGAGGCTAGAAGCAGAAGCAGGTCTTCTCACTCTGGGACAGCAACAGCCAATCACCCCCATAAGGGAAGTTGCTCGTAACCACACCACGCTCGAACCAGTACATTCAACTGCCACTTCACGAGAAACTGGTGTTACAAGCCTGTCTACTGCGGAACACCTCTTTGCTGCAGAGCTGGCAGTAATTGACAGTCACTCACATAGCACTCCAGATCCAGTTGTGAGATCCCGAAGCAGAGAGTGCTCTGCTATCCACACAGCTGCAAGCCCTACCAACTACCATCAAGATAGCACAGCAAATCTAGTGTCACATGCTTGCTTGAAGAACTCCATCAAGATGGATCTATAAAAGCTACCTCAGAGCCCCCAGATGAGCCACCAAAAAAGAAAGGCCTCTTGTGCTTTTCTTCGGACTCTGATTCTGATGATGTAGGGTCTAATGCCTTGAGGCTCTATAAAGCAGGACAGAAAATCAGTGAGACACACTGGCCACTACAGTGGTAATCAGCACATGCAGGGGCACATCCACAGCTCTCCACTCTGGCTAGAAACTACCTAGCAAGCACTGCCACTTCTGTCCCATGTGAAAGGGTGTTCTCACTTGCTGGGAACATCATCCAGAAAAAAAGAGCAGCCTTAAGCTCTGAAAATGTGACCAGGCTCATTTGTCTCAGTAACTGGCTCAAGGAGAAAAAAGTAGCCTCAGTGTTATATGTTTTGGTTGTACAAAAATATTGCAAGTTGAATGTTGTTAAATTCTATGCTCTTAACACTAGAGTTCCTGAGATCTCAAGGTCCTGAgaacatcacccctccttctcctgcccaattagcaggaccatacatatgttaatttcagagaaagacaggaggagaaagacaggcaggagctctgtgctGCAACAagtctagtttgtagtctgctaCTACTAATATGCTGTGTAAATatattacatactgctaaatgtTTGTTGTATTCAGAGCAAATcaaattaaaacaaataaagttgtttagcagcacatgtatttgtttgatccaCTCATTGCTCATTgcttctgacaagactgaggttctgacaagactgaggtgctgattcttgggcctaaagctgctagaagcaattgggctgatattccccttaccctagatggtttttcagtaacacctaaatctactgcaaaaagtttaggtgtcactattgattctgatctttcatttgacggacatgtatgcaatgtcactaaggctgcctttttccatttacgtaatattgccaagctgagacacttactttcattagctgacgcagagaaactggtccatgcttttgtctcgtcgagattggactactgtaatagtcttctaattggatgctctaaacagtccataaagaagctacaacttgtacaaaatgctgcagctcgagtcctaactaaggccaggaaattcgatcatattaatCCCACTCTCGCCgtattacactggcttccgattaaatatcgcattgaatttaaagttcttctgttaacctataaggcgttaaatggtctcgccccacaatatctgagtgaactcattgcttactacaacccatctcgccctttgcactcccaaaatgctgAATTTCTCCTAGtttcaaaaatttgtaagactacagccggaggcagagctttctcctttaaagcccctcaattatggaatagccttccagctccagtctgagattctgacacagttccaatctttaaatctagacttaagactcacctatttaatcaagccttcagctaatattccccttgtaaggtgtaggggcttgggggcccccagacgttgagatttctggtgatctgagatgttgatgctgtcatccagctgtgtcatggcatcactctatttgtgacaatgacttgactggaaagcaatgtctcagtgagccctcatgcctgtggtcacctctgaaaccctccctttagttatgctgctatagattagcctgccggagccacatgctcatcactggcacgtgagctatgtacatttaaattaatggtggtttaaattcatgtccactcggtctgtatttctatcttcttgcatgcctcCACCCAAGAAGATTGGATataggcacctgcaggcacctggggggtggtctggcttgccggtggatgtgccgatgccagggttggatgagccgttgccacgagggatcgtgctgatgctggcccatcctgaggcccaccacctgaggcccaccgcctgcaccgaggggactgaggctgcttggc
This window contains:
- the LOC143526268 gene encoding uncharacterized protein LOC143526268, whose product is MARQRTFTSQEVAALLTNEDCCESDVGEGPSCFLTSDSSDEERSSTSDEVQQSPPRKRRTQADTTPAPTVRAKDGTVWEKVGIARSRVSSCSPNSTFVEPSGPTEHAKRRITSRLQSFLCLLDMEMLRIITDCTVHEARRTDSSWSLSVSEFMAFVAILFLRAVLCPVGAMSDCWSAMFAVPSIQETMARDRYQEIMRAPLTSWTRRRVHTQCAQEHAGGPLQCFITYLTWQR